The Aedes albopictus strain Foshan chromosome 2, AalbF5, whole genome shotgun sequence region AATCATTACATGCTTGCTATATTGCTGTGATCACATGTATTCAAATACTTTTTTGGAATTACGAAGTCGgttatttacaaaataaataggtATTGTGTGTGTATTgcacttcttcagaaattaaatgCTATTTCCCCATTGTTCTGATCATCCTACGGATGAGCTAAGCTGTTCctaactacataattctattttaAATCTTCCTTGCTTGCAGCTTAGAGGGTTTCTTCTTCAGCTGAACTGGAACTCGTCTCAGCTCATCGGTAGGTGAGCTTCCGTGGGCGATAGCAGTGCTGGAAGCGGTACCTTCCTTGCCGGTGTTGTACGAGTTGGCAATAGCAATTGGTCCACCGCTCGTACTTCCGAAGCTGATTGGGAAGAAAGCATTCGGGGCAGCCGAATCACTGGCACCACGGCGACCTCCCTTAGTGACCTGTTCCTCTTCTTCGTCGGAGTCGACTGGAACGGCGGGaaccttttttttcttcttctcggGAACCGTGGCTGGAGCTACGGCTGGGGCAACTGGAGCAGCAGTTGGTTCATCGGCGACTGACTCCTCATCCTCGGTCTCGTTAACAGCCGGGGCATCTTGGTTCGATTCGTCTTCGACTGGGACCTCAGCTGGGTTGGCTTCAGCAACAGCTTCCACGTTCGGGTCCTGAACAGCCTCCTCGTCACTCTCATCATCTGTATTTTGACAATCTGAGAATTCATGATACATTGTCAggaatcagcaaacaacaatttcatAAAAATCTTACCCTTCAGATACGTGCCAGTGGCGATGGTGTTTCCAGCAGCGAAGGCAGATACACGTTGATTTTTAAGCTGTTGGTTCTGGTAGTGGATTCCATATATCTGCGATGGCATGTACCCCATTGGTTGTTGGTAGTACATGAAGGCTGTTTAGAAATTCATCCCGTTAACGACTATTTCTTTCTCCCTGACATTAAAACATGCGAATACGTACCATTCTGCACCGGAACCCTGTACCCTGCAGTGATTCCACACAGCACAGCAAGAACAGCGACGAACTTAAtcatttttgttagtttcactTGAATTGTTCACTTCACCACAGCAGCCGTTGGGATCGAAACTCGGATGTAACAAGTTTCGAGTTCGTCGTCGGCTGATGTTCTCAGACCAAAATCTGGAGCTAAACTTATTCGACGCTTGGTTAAGTTTCCACCGATCACTGATAATTCTGACACCGGGAACGAACGCTTTTATACCGAAAATAGCGAAACGATTAGTTGGTATTCATGCGGGGTAAATCATTATTGCCTCTCGCGTTCCAGTGCACGCAAACTTATTTCGGGTGTTGCGGGGTGGGATTTATTTTATTTAGTTCCTGACAGTATTCTAATTGTATTCTGATTAATAGTATGACTTGTAGTTATTTGAAAGCATTATTTTGTGTTACTAGTGTTTGTAAAGATTGTTTTATGGCTTGgctattttctcggaaatttgaaaatttctcgtgGATTATTGCGGAAATCTGTTTCCATTGGAATATAACTTCATCCATTACGTGCTCGTATAGACTAATTAGTAAATGTGTCAGAAAAAACCAAGCTGAGTACCCAGGAAATAATATCGACTTTCTAGGGCATAAAGTACCAAtgattaatttgaaaaaaaaaacgttttttttagttttgtaaATGTGCATAGATCACTGTGAAGTAGACTCTGTTTCAGTTGGGGCGATATGCCAATAAAAAGAAGAGAAATAATTTCATTCATCAGAAATTTAACAACAGGACAGAGCTTTGACAAGTCAGTCAGTTTATGGGTTGACTATTTTTAGCAGTAACGAAGTCATTTAATGTTCATTCAAAGCACCTTTCGCCAATTACTTGGTGTATTAAATTAAAGCAGCATTTCCAATCTGGCATCCCTGtctgattttattgctatttaacaCGTGTATGCTTGCTAAATAGGATACTCAACTTAGGTTGCAAATATAAGTGGGACAGAACAAACATTTTGcattgtttttacttttccttATGTACTGTGTAGAATCAGCAATAATCCGGGTATGGTACAGAAGCCGAATGATTCATTTGATTCAATTTCTTCGTTAGCGAGCAATACTATGCCACATGCGTAGTAAAGTACAAGAAGAACATGGTTTAGTTTATCGTATTGCGTGAATAGAAATAACGCGAAATATCACAACATAGGCAAAACAAGAAGGGGCTGAAATGAATTGATTGGGTTGGAAACTCGTCTAGTATTTTGTAAACATTCAATTTGATcaccatttcatttatttagaaaCTATATTTGTTATTACCCAAGAGCAGTTCTAGCTCAACGCACGCATCGAGTAGACGCTACCTTTTTCAatagatcactaaaataactaaaacggccgctatgaaataaacagatagcgccaccgtggcCTTGTGTGTTCGACATGAATCCACAGCTGTCACAATACTAATATGTATATACGGTGTaggcctttgtttacatgcggtgaacgccagaaaagtttgcttcattggtcaattcaaaagaaattttgtCCATGCATGAGCTActatattgcgcattgcgcagttaaaagtgcgacgaggaagtgcggaatctcaaataaaagtgcgcccctctaggctgtctcaccaatTTGAAGAGAAGGCAATTAAagataaacattttccaccaaaaacgaacaaactgttgtaccgcttcggccactGAGAGAGTGAGAGCAGTCCCCACAGagaggcagacgactgagcgtagctgtcctcaTTTACGTTACTGCAcataaatttcaagcgaatatgtctcaaaatctgtaaacagtacgcatgattggctgattactgagcgggtAGTATCATCTCacggtaaatggctgtaattttgtagcttctgctataattttcagtcgatgcttagCTTACGTGTtgcttaattttcatgatttctttctgtgtatctAATACAAAGGTTATTTATTATCTTCACAGACCggaggtcgccatcttggatacaaAATGGCGCAGGATGTTAGATTCCAACATGATTTCACTGAACCAGGTCTGAAAATATTCATATGGCATGAGTATTCTTGATTTATAagacgtgggccgtaactacACAGTTGGGAGCTATTGAATTTTATCCTATTGCTTGGTGGTTGTAAaactcggaacgcacaatccgtgAATCAATTTCTCCACTTGCACTTCTGGTTTTTTAGTTATCCGCTATCCCCGTTTGCagttttcccaagtaacacacttgtcacataaGAGTCACAGCAGTGCAGGATTTATTGCGTAGAAGTTATTGTAACTTGCTTCTAGCAAATATACACTTACTCGCTAGAAGTAAGTGATAGTGACTTCTGCGAAACTAAAACCTGCACTGCCGTGACTCTTCCATGACAAGTGTGTAACTTGGATTAggaaccactgggatttcattGGTTAACAAAATTTGCAAATCCACTAGATTTTTTGCCGTGTTCAAAAAAATGTCGGTCACCCATGAATGTTTCTACTGGTCCTGCGTGGATGTTTTAGCTACATGATAGTTAAGATCATACACCCATGagtatcatgcaaactacagttttgaCAGTACATTTGGGATCACTGCTTTCAGGGGGATTCCAAAGGTCTAAGGGGTGTTTCATGGGGTCTTATGTCTCAGGAGGCCTCTAGTGGGCTTTAGGTGCGTTGTGAGGGATCCGGGGTGACTGACTGTCTTAGGAATGTTTCAGTCGGTCTCAGGGGGTAGCTGGAGGTTTCAGAAGTGCTTTAGATGATCTCAGGGAGGTGTTTCAGACCGGTACCCCAGAAAGGGGCCAAATTTAAAAATGctacattttcgataacctgatgaaaatagtctcagaccatatcccaagtaacacacttgtcgcaGAAATATTACGGCGGCGCAgctttttgttgcgcaaaagtcactgtgacttacttccaaCAAATAAATGCTAACTTGCTAGAATTAAGTCACAGTGACATCTGTGCAACAAAAAGTTGTGACGCcctgacttttctgtgacaagtgtgataCTTGGGATCTGAAGCAGTAGTgctccaaaaccggttccgggtgtcatgTCGAAAGAGGCCAACTATaaaatgaaccaaatccatgcatgccacacaccaaatcgcggattttttgataatctgatgaacggttagcaagaaaataagctcagaccacataagaaacaaCCAGCAGTGTTCAGGATTTGGTTTAGGGtctccggggggggggggggggggctgtaaGGCGCTATATGctgttgaaacgccctgaaatccccGTACTTCCTTTGAAATACCCCTAAATGCCCTTCAAATCCTGAGACCCCTTCataaaaaccccttgaaatgcccctgaaataccttaaaacgccctaGAAATCCCCCTTTTGAAATCTCGCCAATCCATTGGAAATTCCCCTGAGCTCCTTGGATTTGAGGGTGTTCCTAAAAGTCTTCTGAAACGCCCTTCGTCATTTTCAATTGGAAATGCCCCCGAAACCCttttggaacgcctttgaaaggcTTAAGAAACCCTCTACAACTCACCCTTGAAtcacccctgaaatgctatccaaAGATCCTCAATATTTCGGAACGCTCTTACAACGTTCTTGAAAcccccagaattttttttaaatgcctctgaaataccttgaaacgcactTCAAAAGCCTTGTATACATTAAGTCTGTTACGCTTATAGAGAGAAGGGGGTGGAGGGTTCCGAAAAGTGTGACAACCTATAAATTAGGTACaagaaaaccccgtacgaaggcaGGACGGGGGTTCGAAAATTctcgaattttgcgtgacgtacttaatggatgccctcTAACGCTCTTTGGAATCCCATTGAAACAAAAAACGAAGGAGTAACCACCCCTTTTTTGGGctttctgggaacttcctggagtCCTTCTTGGTCCCATCTCGGATGCCcagaagcaagacctgttctcttgaactagattccctcattctGGACAAACATCTTAGAATCCTAGTTCAACATTGGGAGAGAAGGGGtagactttttgcctttctcgtacaccgagtgtactgaaaaaaaaaaactatatgttcacttcaaaaatgactttttgatagggcCCGACTCACATGTACCATCTcggcgaattgaggtgatgtatgtgtgtgtgtacataATAAGTTTTTGGCAGTCTCAACGGATTTTatgaccgacagttcattcgacgaataatctgatcccattgtttcctattttaaatggtttggatcggtccagccgctcCAGAATTATTGCCATTTAGGTGTTTCAGACCGGAACCCCAGAAAggggccaaatatgaaaatgctacattttcgataacctgatgaaaatagtatcagaccatatctgaagcagtagtgctccgaaaccggttccgggtgtcctgccggaagtggccaaataaaaaagtgaaccaaatccatacatgccacacaccaaatcacggcttttttgataagccgatgaacgattagcaagaaaataagcccataccacataagaaactaccagtagtgttccggaaccggttccaggtgtcccgctggaggtggtcaaatataaaagtgaaccatgcatgcgacacatcccaTCGCGGCTTTctgaataacctgatgaacggttagcaagaaaacgaGCTCTGATCACATAAGAAATTACCattagtattccggaatcggttccgggtgttccgcccgAAGTGGCAATacataaaaatgaattaaactcttgcatggttttttagtaaacgtgatgaacagttagcaactAGTCTCAGATAATATTTAGAACAATCAGTActgtcccagaaccggttccgggtgtcccgccgggtgTGGTAAAATTAAACGAAACCCATAAATGCGTTACATCAGGTTACATCCATTAGAGGCGTTTTTGATAACCTAGCGACGATTactaagaaaatagtctcagaccattttTGGAACAATCGGTAGTGTCTCGGAACCCGTTCTGGGCaaggatagggtgcgactcaaaactctttgcgtgccgcacactctgctacgagacagcacaacaaactagaaggagacgagtacgcgcaatcggttgtgtgttgctcgcttactttgtcGCGcactggagctctcctgtctctcacgctctgtcgtatgcactctctcggtgcttgtctccgtgctttgcacttggcttgatactacgcatgattggaaaaatttcgaatcaaacgacccatcacttttcaacccttgacaagcttgacaactttgccgaaaacacaaactcttcaattaatttattaattgattttttctgtttggagacaagcgcagtcccaagcaccgtgcattactctctgcgccgtagagctagtgctgcgattgtctctcgcacaattacgaaagctctcactcatacgtctcttgtctctcggcaaaacgggagacgagcacttgcgattgtgtgaagcacacgcttttttcgcaccgcacggtgcatgccgcctatccctggttctgggtgtcccaccggaaatggttaaccttccaggacgcgcgccatcaagcagctgaaactgctccgcgctcgcgctgtatacgacgagcgaggttttttggtagtgttgtactttttacaacggcgcgcgcgctgaagggttaaatacaaAAAAGAAACAATCCCATCCAAGCaatacatcaaatcgtggctttttatgtaacctgatgaatgataagcaatgAAATAgttgagtaactctcgctgagaccggcccactatgaacaccttttcttcaaaaatgtttaaagtggcgattttctgaaaatcctagctgaaaaaatgagtaaaatgcatgtggttactcaaattgatggaccacaCCCCCCCTCCCCCGGTAGTTAGAGtcacaaccatttttgcagacccctcgattttggtcaaatggtggcacagccgataacttttgaaagaagaaaaagacatctctaattttttgatatgttttgtataaatgtctcagctttcaattgatgcaaaaaatttgaaaatcggtggttgccatcatggtgaaaaaaatgtttttgtataaaaatccaagatggaggccAAAACCAATATGGCGGACCCAACTTTTTAATATTGTTAATAGTAGCTCTatatttcctcttttcaacaacaattcgttttgaggtggtttttggagaaactttcgagttataacggttttaatGGGCCAccttttgaccaaaatcgaggggtgtgcaaaaattgttggagcagggaagcgtgggtcccgagatgatctAACTCCGGGTTAAAAATCTCGCtattaaagataaaaaaaatgcgaGTATTAGACATACAACTGTGTTTTTTCTAAATTATAAATCAAAAGTATGCCCACTAGGCTTACTAGACTGAATCTCAATAATTGACCAAGGATCCCATGTAGCCACACCTACAAATACGTGGGTATTCGACATGACCATGCTTAGGGtgacaggaacttttcgtaattgaaatttccttgacttccttagacATTGTATATCttagtgcctgccacacgatgtacacatgcatAATGGTCACTAaagcactaagctgagaagccagGCTTGTTTCAGTGGGGTCGTTAAGCCAaatattcaattttaattttcaattcaaatgatGCATTTGTCTAAGACTATGATAGGTTCTGTGCAAGGAGTTGGAAGTATGAAAGTGTGATAAATGCATTAACGTTGGATGAACTGCCTTTTATTTGAGGAATCGATTCGGTTGTTGTTAATTACAGGTTTGAGTATTTACATAGTAAATATCGGTCACATTGTGCAAAACTTGGAAAttaaatgaaaactaaatgtccTTTCATTCATTGAACTTAAGGATGAATTCGAATCCAATTATATAAATTAAAACCTTATCATTATAAATCACTGTACTGATAGCTATACAAAAACTTTACACAGCTCTAATTCTGGCGGGCACGCAATTTAGCAGGTTTCCTCTTCAGCTGTACAGGTGCGGTTCTTCTCAGTTCGGCGGTAGCTGGGCTTCCATAGGCAGTGGCAGTGCTGGTGGCCGATCCATCTTTTCCGGTACTGTACGAGTTGGCAACCGCAATAGCTCCTCCCTTAGTG contains the following coding sequences:
- the LOC109416608 gene encoding uncharacterized protein LOC109416608, translated to MIKFVAVLAVLCGITAGYRVPVQNAFMYYQQPMGYMPSQIYGIHYQNQQLKNQRVSAFAAGNTIATGTYLKDCQNTDDESDEEAVQDPNVEAVAEANPAEVPVEDESNQDAPAVNETEDEESVADEPTAAPVAPAVAPATVPEKKKKKVPAVPVDSDEEEEQVTKGGRRGASDSAAPNAFFPISFGSTSGGPIAIANSYNTGKEGTASSTAIAHGSSPTDELRRVPVQLKKKPSKLQARKI